Proteins encoded within one genomic window of Terriglobia bacterium:
- a CDS encoding phage major capsid protein: protein MNKQEAILNTAETAKRKLTDGEEADFKAATAEIADLDQTVARIDAIAKGKAELNTPTSQPVVNDGSKKKFGSKQTFSEEYAEAFYGSFKNGGFKNTSNSALGEGGTTDGGYLVPITVDGTIVPLAPQELAIRQLALVIPTDNDIKLPAQLTKTQAAAKAESRGTDHAFAGVAPSFTQVTLTAYMAGVVVPVTLELAQDVPALQPFLTADLSRGIQNYEEDKFINGSGSGEPMGILNGADAGQSVAMDEYGEAALDLTGELRAAYYPNANWLMNRQTGIAMRKKQLAANQFNPYWVSTGREDFLHGFKVYYSSAMPVYSASPAVEGAVAFGDFKTCMVIGDRGGPAINVKVLDQTSIKNGILDVLGYRRTDSRIRVSEAVKIWTITG from the coding sequence TTGAACAAGCAGGAAGCCATCCTCAACACAGCCGAGACTGCAAAGCGCAAGCTCACCGACGGTGAGGAAGCCGATTTCAAGGCAGCCACTGCCGAAATCGCTGACCTCGACCAGACGGTCGCTCGCATCGACGCCATTGCCAAGGGCAAGGCGGAACTCAACACACCCACCAGCCAGCCCGTAGTCAACGACGGCTCCAAGAAGAAGTTCGGCTCCAAGCAGACTTTCTCCGAAGAGTATGCCGAGGCTTTCTACGGCTCCTTCAAGAATGGTGGCTTCAAGAACACGTCCAACAGCGCACTAGGCGAGGGTGGCACCACCGACGGTGGCTACCTAGTTCCTATCACTGTTGACGGCACCATCGTGCCCCTGGCCCCGCAGGAACTGGCAATTCGCCAGCTGGCCCTGGTCATCCCGACCGACAACGACATCAAGTTGCCTGCTCAGTTGACCAAGACCCAGGCTGCTGCCAAGGCCGAATCGCGTGGTACGGATCACGCCTTCGCGGGCGTAGCTCCTAGCTTCACGCAGGTCACCCTGACCGCCTACATGGCGGGCGTGGTTGTCCCCGTAACCCTGGAACTGGCGCAGGATGTGCCTGCCCTTCAGCCGTTCTTGACTGCCGATTTGTCTCGCGGCATCCAGAACTACGAAGAGGACAAGTTCATCAACGGTTCCGGTTCTGGCGAGCCGATGGGCATCCTGAACGGCGCTGACGCAGGTCAGTCTGTCGCGATGGATGAGTACGGTGAGGCGGCTCTGGACCTGACCGGCGAACTGCGTGCGGCTTACTACCCGAACGCCAACTGGCTGATGAACCGCCAAACTGGTATCGCGATGCGCAAAAAGCAACTCGCTGCCAACCAGTTCAACCCCTACTGGGTCTCCACCGGGCGTGAAGATTTCCTGCACGGATTCAAAGTCTACTACTCCAGCGCGATGCCTGTTTACAGCGCATCTCCTGCGGTAGAAGGCGCGGTCGCTTTCGGCGACTTCAAGACGTGCATGGTAATCGGGGACCGTGGCGGCCCGGCCATCAACGTGAAGGTGCTTGACCAGACCTCCATCAAGAACGGCATCCTGGACGTCCTGGGATACCGCCGTACCGACTCGCGCATCCGCGTGTCGGAGGCTGTGAAGATCTGGACCATCACTGGCTAA